TAAAATATTAAATATAGACATAGATCCTCAAGGTAATACCACCAGCGGAATGGGATTAGATAAAAATAGCTTAGAACTCTCAGTATACGATGTTTTAACATCGGATGAAATATCAATCAAAGAAGCAATAAAGCAAAGTGAACTTATAAGCAATTTTTATATTTTACCATCAACTATGTCTTTAGCTGGTGCCGAAATAGAATTAATAAATAAATTAGACAGAGAAAGAATTCTTTTACAAAAATTAAAGGAAATAGAGAATGATTTTGATTATGTATTTATTGATTGTCCACCTTCATTAGGTTTATTAACAATTAATGCACTTGCTGGATCTGATAGTGTTTTAATTCCCATACAATGTGAATTTTATTCATTAGAAGGTGTAGGACAATTAGTTAATACTATTGAATTAGTACAAAAATCTCTTAACTCTAATTTAGAAGTTGAAGGTGTAATATTGTCTATGTATGATATCAGAACTAGATTATGTAATGAGGTAGCGGAGGAAGTAAAAAAATACTTTAATGATAAAGTATATAAGACCACAATTCCTAGGAATGTAAGATTAGCAGAAGCTCCTAGCTTTGGATTGCCTATAATATTATATGATTCTAAATGTAAGGGAGCAGATGCATACAATAATTTAAGTAAAGAATTTATAAAAAAACAATAAAGGGAGGATATCAGGTTGAATAAAAAATCAGCATTAGGAAAGGGTTTGGGAGCATTAATTCCTGAAAAATCCCAAGAAAATAAGGATAGTATAAATACTATATCTATAAATCTAATAAAACCTAATAATGAACAGCCTAGAAAAAATTTTGACGAAGAAAAAATAAGATGTTTGGCGCAATCTATAAAAGAACACGGCATTATTCAACCTTTAGTTTTAAAAAAGGAAGGTAGTTTATACACTATAGTTGCAGGAGAAAGAAGATGGAGAGCTGCTAAGCTAGCGGGCATAAAAAAGATACCAGCTGTGGTTATGGATTTAGATGATAAAAGTGTATTAGAAATATCTTTAATAGAAAATATAC
Above is a window of Clostridium sporogenes DNA encoding:
- a CDS encoding AAA family ATPase, with the translated sequence MKVISIFNQKGGVGKTTTSINLCSCLAMNGYKILNIDIDPQGNTTSGMGLDKNSLELSVYDVLTSDEISIKEAIKQSELISNFYILPSTMSLAGAEIELINKLDRERILLQKLKEIENDFDYVFIDCPPSLGLLTINALAGSDSVLIPIQCEFYSLEGVGQLVNTIELVQKSLNSNLEVEGVILSMYDIRTRLCNEVAEEVKKYFNDKVYKTTIPRNVRLAEAPSFGLPIILYDSKCKGADAYNNLSKEFIKKQ